The Actinosynnema mirum DSM 43827 genomic interval TCCACCTCCATGATGCCCGCGATCTCGGCGGTGGTGGGGGTGCGGCCGTGCTTGGAGACGAACTCGTCCTGGACGGCGTTCATCTTGCGGGCCTTCACGCGGACCGAGCGGCTCGCCCAGTCCTGGCCGCGCAGCTCGTCCATCAGGGCGCCGCGGACGCGGACCACCGCGAAGGCGGCGAAGGGGGCGCCGCGCGAGTCGTCGAAGCTCTTGGCCGCGGCGACCAGCGCCAGGTTCCCGGCCGACATGAGCTCCTCGCGGCGGACGTGGACCGGCACCCTGGCCAGGACCTCGCGGACCAGGTGGCCCACCAGGGGGAGGTGCTTGACGATGAGCTCCTCGGCCTCCGCGGCGGTGCGAACCGACTGGACCGCCTGCGTCGCCTGCTCCTGAACCATCATGTCCACTCCCGAGGTCCTCGTCCGGGAGCCGTCTGTTCCCGGTGGTCCGGGAGCCGTCGTCCCGGTGACAGGGAGAAGATTCCGGCGCTCGGGTGAGCAGCCCGGTTGTTGCTTCGGTTGCCTATCGGTTGCGGATTTTTCGGATCACACGGGCAAAAACCTCAGGTGCCCGAGCGCCCTGCCGTTGCCGGGTGCAAGACCTGCTGACGGACCAGGTCAGGGACGAGGACTAGAGATGGGCCTGTCGGAGACATCCACGATTCTCTGGCGGCAGCGAGAGCTGCTGACCATGCTGCTGTACAAGCTGGAGGTGGAGAGCCTGGTGCTCGCCGCCGGTCGCACGAGGTGGCTCGGGGCTGCCACCCGCGAGGCCGAGCTGGTCCTGGAGCAGGTCCAGCGCACCGAGCTGCTGCGCACCATCGAGACCGACGAGCTGGCCGCTGAACTGGGGTTGCGGCCCGGCGCGAGTCTCGCCGAGCTGGCCGACGCGGTCCCGGACAGCTGGCGGGAGGTGTTCACCGAGCACCGCAAGGGGCTCGTCGCCATCGCGGCCGAGATCGACGCCATCACGCGCT includes:
- the flgN gene encoding flagellar export chaperone FlgN, which gives rise to MGLSETSTILWRQRELLTMLLYKLEVESLVLAAGRTRWLGAATREAELVLEQVQRTELLRTIETDELAAELGLRPGASLAELADAVPDSWREVFTEHRKGLVAIAAEIDAITRSNKEQLTAGQRAVNEALRFAGGASGLYRADGSTASGVPMSRLVDEAV